A region of Maridesulfovibrio sp. DNA encodes the following proteins:
- a CDS encoding cereblon family protein — protein sequence MKAAFFFVRSHTCTPRNYLFSFALSASAGYNLTMNQNNSIPPCSFLKSTPHGPDSGIEVEDKDEVRESEKKIITCRACGTEITDSSFATKVNENHEHSFFNPHGYVFQIRCFSAATGCATAGKPSNEFTWFSGYTWKVAVCRSCMTHLGWRFQSDSTSFYGLIRDKISEK from the coding sequence ATGAAAGCAGCCTTTTTCTTTGTCCGTTCGCATACCTGCACTCCACGCAATTATTTATTTTCTTTTGCGCTTTCCGCATCCGCAGGCTATAATTTAACCATGAATCAAAATAACAGCATCCCACCCTGCTCTTTCCTTAAATCAACTCCTCATGGGCCGGACTCCGGAATTGAGGTTGAAGATAAGGATGAAGTGCGTGAATCAGAAAAAAAAATAATTACCTGCAGAGCCTGCGGGACCGAGATTACTGACAGCTCCTTCGCCACCAAAGTGAATGAAAACCACGAACATTCTTTTTTTAATCCCCACGGCTACGTATTCCAGATCAGATGCTTTTCAGCCGCCACAGGATGCGCAACAGCCGGAAAACCTTCCAATGAATTTACCTGGTTCTCTGGATACACATGGAAAGTTGCTGTCTGCAGAAGTTGCATGACCCACTTGGGCTGGCGCTTTCAATCTGACTCAACATCCTTTTACGGATTAATCAGAGACAAAATAAGCGAAAAATAA
- the pyk gene encoding pyruvate kinase: MRTKVVATLGPGSSNVETITKMVQNGVRILRLNFSHSDAESFKPVIAMIRQVEKELSIPLTIMGDLCGPKIRVGVIEGAPHDIESRAYVYLGLPDVADKAGDLPFIPLDQPELLQGLEEGMEVSLSDGMLQFFVTETLEKNKLYKLQAQNAGLLASKKGITFPGKHIALPAFTEKDKVDLAGCIEIGVDAIAMSFVQTAQDVQDVLDAMNKFGVVLPIIAKIERQNAVENIESILEVASGIMVARGDLGLECKLSTVPVIQKKLIRAARHAQKPVIVATQMMLSMVKNPIPTRAEANDVANAIMDGADCCMLSEETAIGAYPAEAVGYIKEIAEGTEPYYLERNKGPYKPADEVVPNPVKYLSYSACLLAKNIDSPAIICHSSSGSSARLMCSRRPEQPVYCLTPDKSVPAYLNFFWGIIPVVTESKLSNHRDRLVEFLEANDKFVQGEGFVLVSGQPTPGQTMPKTNEVKLYYK, from the coding sequence ATGAGAACCAAAGTTGTTGCCACCCTCGGCCCAGGGTCAAGTAATGTAGAGACCATTACCAAGATGGTCCAGAATGGAGTCAGGATTCTTCGTTTAAACTTTTCCCACTCTGATGCGGAGAGCTTTAAGCCTGTAATCGCAATGATTCGCCAGGTTGAAAAAGAACTTTCTATCCCCCTGACAATTATGGGTGACCTCTGCGGACCCAAGATCAGGGTCGGTGTTATTGAAGGTGCTCCCCACGATATTGAGTCCCGTGCTTATGTCTATCTCGGGCTCCCTGATGTTGCCGATAAAGCTGGAGACCTTCCTTTTATTCCTCTTGACCAGCCGGAATTGCTGCAGGGTCTTGAGGAAGGAATGGAAGTTTCTCTCAGTGACGGAATGCTTCAGTTTTTCGTAACCGAAACACTCGAAAAAAATAAACTCTATAAGCTACAGGCCCAGAACGCAGGTCTGCTTGCTTCCAAAAAAGGTATAACCTTCCCCGGCAAGCACATCGCGCTGCCCGCTTTTACCGAGAAGGACAAAGTGGATCTGGCCGGATGTATTGAAATCGGAGTTGATGCCATTGCCATGTCTTTTGTTCAGACCGCCCAGGACGTTCAGGATGTTTTGGATGCAATGAACAAGTTCGGTGTGGTGCTGCCGATTATTGCCAAGATTGAGCGTCAGAATGCAGTTGAAAATATTGAATCCATTCTGGAAGTTGCCAGCGGAATCATGGTTGCCCGCGGCGATCTGGGTCTTGAGTGCAAGCTTTCCACTGTACCTGTTATTCAGAAGAAACTTATCCGCGCAGCAAGGCATGCCCAGAAGCCGGTAATCGTAGCTACTCAGATGATGCTTTCCATGGTCAAGAACCCCATCCCCACCCGTGCGGAAGCAAATGATGTTGCCAACGCAATAATGGACGGCGCTGATTGCTGCATGCTCTCAGAAGAGACTGCAATCGGTGCATATCCTGCGGAGGCTGTCGGTTATATTAAAGAGATCGCGGAAGGAACCGAGCCTTATTATCTTGAGCGTAACAAGGGGCCTTACAAGCCTGCTGACGAAGTAGTGCCCAATCCGGTTAAATACCTTAGTTATTCTGCTTGCCTGCTGGCCAAGAATATCGACAGTCCGGCTATTATCTGCCATTCCTCAAGCGGTTCTTCCGCAAGACTTATGTGCAGTCGCAGGCCTGAACAGCCTGTTTATTGCCTGACCCCGGATAAAAGCGTTCCTGCCTACCTGAACTTCTTCTGGGGCATTATTCCTGTTGTTACTGAATCAAAACTCAGTAACCATAGAGATCGTCTGGTGGAATTTCTTGAAGCAAATGATAAATTTGTTCAAGGCGAGGGTTTTGTTCTTGTGTCCGGCCAGCCTACCCCTGGTCAGACTATGCCTAAGACTAATGAAGTTAAGCTCTATTACAAATAG